One genomic region from Podarcis raffonei isolate rPodRaf1 chromosome 16, rPodRaf1.pri, whole genome shotgun sequence encodes:
- the MTMR11 gene encoding myotubularin-related protein 11, with protein sequence MLSMSKTSFKIKQHQDPGTRGPKSPDMSDKRNESCHALKCIPGEYIREEAAHVRKSIPSQDGEATYIPGTLYCTNLRVAFLPDPSPNTEDCSCQTFMHSDYDVALPCIGRLLAVNSFTKAKVLTSTSTLKFIPEELIICCRDFRVLRFRFHDSGLEPQAFRVSMAIAQAHESSTRDGSYEDAALKNLGNCRPNQEEEVLEEEEEKKEDGSPTLLFQTLRDWEKELQRIGATGWRVSPVNERFDMSTSLPKYLWVPSWFLDNELKRAFVHFNERRIPRLCWHHPGGSDLLRAASFHPDSDPEKEDMRSVETLMLAGHPQCVIVEVTADLPSPPEIQQSYSKLWNLSLCLADSFVSSSDEKWLSSLEGTRWLDHVRVCLKKASEVAVLLAERSRSVLLQESDDRDLNCLLASLVQVISDPHARTISGFQSLVQKEWVATGHPFLQRLNLLQKNDRDESPVFLLFLDCTWQLLQQFPGSFQFTEAYLVALHESSYVPFSNTFLFNCQWERGRRNQNRFLTPLYTPINGWREPLCLEILEKDGYPVKEATGASLPTIWDWSLRYSPRHMARFRNPCYRRSGNGGSNGGALNGNFLPQNIGKMENAPPGKRTLYLFSKGSLSLQAHFFPWKNGSLAKKGSRRSQGSEAPREQDRSRRCKTRSFLLHHDGLLLLPSYAGPSIRLWRRCYLRGSPETQAGLFAPSIVGLTEELDLLQERLNYWQARGS encoded by the exons ATGCTGTCCATGTCCAAGACGTCTTTTAAAATTAAGCAACACCAGGATCCAGGG ACGAGGGGTCCAAAGTCCCCCGACATGAGTGACAAGAGGAACGAATCCTGCCACGCTCTGAAATGCATCCCAG GCGAATATATCCGAGAAGAGGCAGCTCACGTGCGGAAAAGCATCCCTTCCCAAGATGGAGAAGCGACCTACATCCCAGGCACCCTCTATTGCACCAACCTGAGAGTGGCTTTCTTACCAGACCCGTCTCCAAACACAGAG gactgctcctgccaaactttCATGCACAGCGACTATGACGTTGCCCTCCCTTGCATCGGGAGACTGCTCGCCG TCAACAGCTTCACCAAGGCTAAAGTGCTCACTAGTACCTCGACCCTGAAGTTCATCCCAGAGGAGCTGATCATCTGCTGCCGGGATTTCCGGGTGTTGCGGTTCCGGTTCCACGACAGTGGCTTGGAGCCTCAGGCCTTCCGG GTCTCGATGGCTATCGCTCAGGCCCACGAGAGCAGCACCAGGGATGGCTCCTACGAAGATGCCGCCCTGAAGAACTTGG GGAACTGCCGGCCGaatcaggaggaggaggtgctggaggaggaagaggagaagaaggaggacgGGTCCCCAACCCTCTTGTTCCAGACCCTCCGGGACTGGGAGAAAGAGCTGCAGAGAATCGGGGCCACGGGTTGGCGGGTCAGCCCTGTCAATGAGCGCTTTGACATGTCCACCAG cctccccaaATACTTGTGGGTGCCCAGTTGGTTTCTGGACAATGAGCTGAAGAGGGCCTTTGTCCATTTCAACGAAAGACGCATCCCG AGGCTGTGCTGGCATCACCCAGGAGGCAGTGATCTCCTTCGAGCGGCCAGCTTCCACCCTGATtcagacccagagaaggaagacaTGAG gtCAGTGGAAACTCTAATGCTTGCTGGCCACCCCCAATGCGTGATTGTCGAGGTGACGGCGGACCTCCCCAGCCCCCCGGAGATCCAGCAGTCCTACTCCAAGCTTTGGAACCTGAGCCTCTGCCTTGCTG ATTCCTTCGTCTCGTCCTCCGATGAGAAGTGGCTCTCGAGCCTCGAAGGCACACGGTGGCTGGATCACGTGAG GGTGTGCTTGAAGAAGGCCAGTGAAGTggctgtgctgctggctgagagaagcCGCTCTGTCCTCCTCCAAG aATCGGATGACAGGGACTTGAATTGCTTGCTGGCCTCCTTGGTGCAAGTCATTTCAGACCCACACGCCAGAACCATCTCCGGCTTCCAGAGCCTGGTCCAGAAAGAGTGGGTGGCGACCGGGCACCCGTTCCTGCAGCGCCTGAACCTCCTCCAGAAAAACGACCGGGATGAG TCGCCggtcttcctgctgttcctggaCTGCACctggcagctcctgcagcagTTTCCTGGGTCCTTCCAGTTCACCGAGGCCTACCTGGTGGCTCTGCACGAAAGCAGCTATGTCCCATTCTCCAACACCTTCCTCTTCAACTGCCAGTGGGAGAGAGGGCGGAGGAACCAG aaCCGTTTTCTCACCCCGCTCTACACTCCCATCAACGGCTGGCGAGAACCCCTCTGCCTGGAGATTCTGGAGAAAGATGGCTACCCGGTCAAGGAAGCCACGGGGGCCTCCCTGCCCACCATCTGGGACTGGTCCTTGAGATACAGCCCCCGGCACATGGCGCGCTTCCGGAACCCCTGCTACAGGCGCAGCGGGAATGGCGGCAGCAATGGCGGGGCTCTGAACGGGAACTTCCTTCCCCAAAACATTGGCAAG ATGGAAAACGCTCCTCCTGGGAAAAGGACCCTGTACTTGTTCTCCAAGGGCTCCCTCTCTCTGCAAGCCCACTTCTTCCCCTGGAAAAACGGCTCCCTAGCCAAGAAAGGCTCCCGCCGGTCTCAGGGGTCGGAGGCCCCCAGGGAGCAGGACAGGTCGCGGAGGTGCAAAACCCGGAGCTTCCTCCTCCATCACGACGGGCTGCTCCTTCTGCCATCATACGCAGGGCCCTCCATCCGCTTGTGGAGAAGGTGCTACCTTCGCGGGAGCCCGGAAACCCAG